Within the Clostridium scatologenes genome, the region GCAGTCTTTTTTGCGTATTTTAGGAGGTTTTATATGAAGAGAAAGAAGCTAATTACAAGTAATACACTGACATTTGAAGAAGGTTTTACAGAATTTATTTACAGTTGTAAGGCAAGAAATTTAAGAGAAGGAACAATTAAACATTATGAACAAGGTTACAAGAGTATTACAAGGTATTTTGACAAGGACATTCCAATAGAAGATATAAACAAGGCTACTGTAGATAATTTTATTATAAAGTGCAAGGATAATCCTGCTATTGGTGAACAGTCAGTATATACTTACTTGCGAGATTTAAAAACTATATTGCGATTTTATATGAAGAATGGCTATTTAAAAAGCTTTGATATTCCACTAACTAAGGTTAATAAAACACCAATTGAAACTTATTCAGAATTAGAGATAAAGCAGTTATTAAGGAAACCTAATCTTAAACAATGTAGTTTTGTTGAATACAGGGATTATTGCATTGTATGTATGTTATTAAGTAGTGGTATTAGATTGAGAAGCCTTATTAACATTAGAATTAAGGATATAGACTTTGAAAATGAAGTAGCATATATTCAGCACACAAAGAACAGAAAGGCTCTTATAATTCCGTTAAATGCGTCAATATTAAAGGTACTGAAAGAATGGATTAAGCAAAGACAGCATAAGAGTGATGATGATTTTTTATTCTGTAATATTTATGGAAACCAGATTAAGAAAAGCACGCTAATACATAGTATAGCAGAATACAATAAAAGCAAAGGAATAGAAAAGACTGGTATTCACCGTTTTAGACACACATTCGCAAAGCAGTGGATACTGAATGGTGGCAATGTTGTAACGCTGTCAAAGATGTTAGGACACAGTGGTTTAGATATAACGCAGAATTACATTAATATGCTGGTATCTGATATAAAGAGGGAAGTTGATAAGCTGGACATAATAGCAACATATCAAAGTGAATACATTAAGTTAAACCACAAAAGATAAGGAGTTGATTATCATAGACCATCTAATTGATAACTTTGATGTTTATATTGATTGGGCATTTGGTGACTTTTATCAAGAATGGAAGTCTGGACAATATAAGAAGTTTTCAGAATGTCCAAGTTATTACGAGTTAAAAACAATAATCAACAGTGTAAATCATTTAAGAAAATATATGGGATGGGAGGCGCTAAGCATAAAAGGAATGATACAGGATAGGGAATAGACTTTTCAGACAAGCTTATCAGATAAATAAAAAAAAGAGTGAGTATTACCAGTACCCACTCTCTAGACAATTTAATATTGCCTAACAAAACTTTGTACCTCACTTCGAGATACTTCAAGACTGTAGTTAAATCGTATCAAAAAAAGTGAAGATTTTCAAGGGTTTGTTTCTTATACTCTTTTTTAGACAGTATAGGTCAGTTGTAAGGCACTGGAGCAACTATAAAATATTCAGTAGGTCAGCTGAGCCAATGCTATAAAATCAGCTACAGACGCATTATACACTGTACCCTTCTTCGGTGGTGTCTGTGTAAGGTGAGTGCTACCGTTAAAGGCATGGTAAGGTTACTTGGTGTGTTAGTTCACAGGTAGGCACTGGTGAGTGTAGGACAAGTATTACACGTTGTAGTCAGTGTTGCGTAAGCAGTAAATAAGGAGGGTATTGAAGCGAAGTCGCAAGGCTTTAAACCGATTTTAAAGGTTATGATATAGTTTACTACTTTTTTAGTTCAGTTATATAAAAACATTTTAACTGTAATATCAAGGTAGATAAACTATTTCACTCGGAACACAGACATTACCCGATTTTACAGGTTATTAATCAAAAGTCAAGTATATATACAAAATACAGGAGGATATTGAAATGAAGAAAGTTGGCTATGCAAGAGTTAGTACGATAGACCAGAATTTAGACAGACAGATTGTGGCACTTACAGAAGAAGGTTGCGAAGTTATATATCAGGAAAAAGTTACAGGTACTAAGAAGGACAGACCTGAGTTACAGAAAATGCTCAGTGAATTACAAGCTGGAGACATCGTAGTAGTAAAAGAACTAACAAGAGTGTCCAGAAGCACACAAGATATGCTTGAATTAGTACAGCAAATAACTGATAAAGGCTGTTACATAAAAAGCCTTAATGAAAGTTGGTTAGATACTTCAAGCCCTGCTGGTGAACTAATGTTAACTATCTTTGCAGGAATGGCTCAATTTGAAAGAAGATTGATGTTACAAAGATGTGAGGAAGGTAGAGCAGTGGCAGTGGCGAAGGGTGTTAAAATGGGTAGACCTAAAACTGGTGGAAAACCTATGGACTTTGCAATAGAGCTGTATAAATCTCAGGCAATGAGCATAAGAAAGATATGTGAAAATACAGGGGTGGCAAAAGCCACGCTGTGTAGAAGGTTAAAAGAACTGGGATTGTCTGCTCAATAGAAAAAAACAGGCTTGCAGGTAAAACTGTGAGCCTTTTGATTATTGTCAACTATTCTAACTTTAGTTCTAAATGCTGTTTTTTTACATAGTCTGGTATTTTAAAACTTTTAATATGTTCAAATTTTTCAAGAGTAATCTTATTATCCATGTCTATTCTAAATGTAAAATTGTCTATACCAACACTATAGTGTGCCCCAAGAAAAGGATGTATCTGAATTTTGACAACAAAATATGCTCTTGGTAAATCTGTTTTCCAATCGGCTTCTAATAGTTTTGTAGTAGGATAGTTCAATTGAAATGGAACAAATCCTCCATAATAATCTGTAACAGACTTTACCATATAAGGGAATAACAAATTCATAACTATCAGTTCAGAAACTCTCTCTTTTGAAAGCTGTTCTTCCATACCTAAATATTTATAGTGATTGTTAAATCTATCTTCTTTATTATAACTAACTTCTTCAGTTATAGCAAAAAGATTGCTTGCGTTTACTATCGTAGTACTATTATAAGTTATTAAGGTTAACAGTATGAAAAGAGATAGTGAATTTATAAAAGTTCTCCTCATATATTTCTCTCCTTTAAACTATATCTATTTTAACTCCCTAATACAGTATTTTCACCATATTTTTTCTTCAATATATTATGATAGTCTGATGGTAAGTAGGAACTTTCTATATGCTCAAATTTCTCTACCTTAACATTGCCAGACCCATCAGTCCTAATAGTAATATGGTCAATTCCTACGGTATTATGTGCTCCAATGTAAGGATAAATTTCAATTTTTAATAGAAAAACAAAAGTTCTATATCCATTAGGTCTTTCAGCTTTTAATATAGTAATATCGTAGGGTGCTACTAATGGTGTATCAGTAAAAAATTCCTTGTAATAGTCATCTACAGACTTTTGAATTTCTGGCATAAGGAGTGAAATAAATATATCTTGGTATAATTTTTCTCTTGATTGTTCTGGTGATTTATATGGTTGGCTAATAAATAAAATTTTGTCTATGTTTTCATATGCATAGCAAGAAAATGGTATGTTTATTATTGATATTAAAAAACAAAGCACAAAAGCAATTTTCTTCAACAACATCACCTCACTAAGAACTCTATTAATAGCTTTTACTTAATAAAAGCACTCTATTCTAAAATGTTGCTTCAAAGCAGTATACATATACTGTTATTACTTCATCCTAAATAAAATAATTCCTCATGCACATAATAGAATTATAAGAAAGAGGTGATTGTTTTTGTCTAAAAAAATATCAATAATAACGGTCTTAATTGTTATGTTTTTCCATACTGTAAATGTTCATGCTGAAAAATTTAGGTATGCTGAAATTTTTAACCCAAAGCAAAATAAGGTAGAAAAAGTAATACAGGTAAATACAGAATTACATGGTATGGTTGTAGAATGGATTAAGAATATCAATGGTATATATGGTAAAAATGACCCTCTCACAGATGATGGGTATGCAGTTAAAATACCACTTGAACCTGCTGTTAAGGTGCATGGAAAATATTTAAATGCACTTGTAAATGAAGTCTATATAATAATCCCTGAGAATGACCCTCCATTTTTTATGATTTTTGAAGATGAAAATAGACTATGCTGTTTTCCGTTTACTGGTGACATAGATTTGTTATCAAGAGTTTTAGAGTTTAATTTAAAAACTAACAGATAAAATATAAGAGACATAGAACCTACAAGCCTGAATAAGAGATAAGTTTCTTTGTATTAATAATTACTACATAACAGTAAATATATAAAGATAATAATACAGTTATATAGTATATGTTAGGTATTAACTGTTGATACAAAGAAGCCAGCGAACAGCTACAGACACTGATATAACTGGCATTTCTTTGTCTTAAATCCTGATACACAAACATAATGATTAGTCTATAAAATTAAATTATATCTCACTAAATATATTAAAATAAGCCTTAATAATATGTTTCAATGCTTTTTCCAACTTCTCCTCTAAATCAGGATTTTGGTAAAAAAAACCATATTCATCAGGATGTATTCTATCTTCATTTCTCAAACGTCTTATTTTTTCAGCTTTTGACTCTTTAATTCCATTTTGAATTAAATATTCTTTTGTTTCTATAGGAGTAAGAGAGCTTTTATGTTCAACTTCTTTTATTAACATTTCTAAAGCTGTATATGCACTATCAAATGCATGTGGTATATCATCTTTTTCTAGGTAACTAACACAATCTAAAAGTTTTCCTAGTGTATTTTTATGTTCTTCAAATATACAGTTATACTTGTCTATACCTTCAACTGTAATTTCTGCGATAACTAACCAGTGGTCGAGTATTTCTGTATCATAATATGTTCCATCGTAACTTCCTTTAAATAAAATCTTTGGAGAATAATATCTTAAATCGTTATCTACACCTACATTTAAAGATATATTACTTGAATTTATGTTTTTCTCCAAATAGTCCCCAAATGAGCTGTTATCTTTAACTCCATAATCCTGAATTTCTATATGATTTATATATAGATAGTCTTCTTTTAATTTACTGTTGTCATCCCCATCTTTAGGCAAATTTATATAATATTCTATTGTACCATCTTCCTTGGTAAGCGTTCCCATTCTTATTGTTAAATCTTCCTTTTTAAACACACCTAAATTTCTTAAATTGTCATATATCCGATTTAAAAGAGTCATTATAAACATCCCCATTCCCTTATATTGTAGTTACAAGTTAGAATCAATTCATAGAAAGATTATACCATTTAGTACCATAAAATTTAAATATATATCTTAAAATTCTTTCCTAAAATAGCTGTTATAACTCTAAAAGATATCTTAATTGGTGAAAATTTCTATGCCAATTCCCATACTGTAACTTAAATCACTTCCCTGTGTACCCCCTTGCTTTGCGATATTATACTTTGTCTACTGTGTTTTAAAATAATGTATATACTGTAGATACATGAGGTGCTGGCAGTGATGGGGGGGATTCCACCGTTGGCACCGTTAACTTCATAATTTTAGAATAGATTACATTTTTGGAGGTAAGTTATAATTTGCGGTAATTTCTATATGGCATTAACAGGAGTATTGCTTTTGTGTTAGTATTTACCATTGACAGCATAAGATTAGTTTACTTAGGTGATTGGAATTTATTTGGAATTAATTGTACTGTTACTTTTGAGGACAATAAGTGAGAACAGTTAGCTTTAGTATTACCAGTAAGAAAAAGGTGTAATCACTAATTATAATTTATGATAACAATTAGGAAAGATAATAAACTGTTGGTTGATTATATATGGTAGTAGGTACTGCTTATACACCAGCAAGTCAGTTTTATCCTTGTTGGATAACAGTGGTAAATATTGAAGTTTAACGTGTTAAAGTGACATGGTGTAGTGATGGAGAGTTTTGGAAATGGATCTTACTGGGTGTTCTTCTTATACTTTTAGGCAATACTTTTACAGCTATAATAATTCTACTAACGTATCATAGATAAAAAACAGGAGATATTGCTGCATAGGCAAAGAAACAAAAGCGTTGGCCTTAACTTGATTGATATATTAACTTATACCTCCTAAAATATTTTAAATTATTTTCTAAAATTATGTTACAAACTACTCTAAAAATTCGTATATATAGTGTTAAGGTAAGCAGTAACTCTCTCTTTAAAATAAAACTGCCCCAACTAAAACTGCTTCTACAAAGATAATAACAGTAGTAATAATAGTAACAAATAATATAGAAGAACTAACTTTAAAAGTGGTGCGAGATATTAGAGAGTAATTCAGTGTTTTACCTCCTAGGGCATTTTGTAACAGCTAAGTTAAAGTAATAACACTCTGTAACTTATTTAAGAGAGCTTTGACATATCTGCTTAATTTCATTCTATCGTCTTTATTCGTCCAGTTCAAAATAGTTGGAATATCCTTTCTACATATCTGTCCAGTAGCAAGTCCTACAAGAACGTTCATATCTTCTGGAGATATTCCAGATAAATTCTGTAAATCCATTAAGAACTTACTATCAGCATATTCGTTTTTAATATCTGGTACCTGTTCTAATCTACGTTTAGACACGAAGTTCCTATCATATTTTCTCTTGTTGGCATTATAATATTTCCTTTTATCCTTAGCTAAACACTCTAACTGCTTGTACAGGTTATTCATAAAGCTAATATTATTGTTGTAAGCCTTATCTGCAATACCATCCAGCATATTAAATAAGTGTAGTTGAAAGTCAGAGAATAATTCACACCTATCAATGTTATATCTATTCCCCAGGAGTTTAGCCCATTTTTCAACTGATCCATTATTTTTTAATAGAAGTTCATATATAGGCTCATAAACTCCTACCCTGTATAATTCTTCTATTTTTATTTCCAATTCTATATCCCATCTGGCAACATATTTACGACTTCTAACAGTATCCTCAAAACATTCAAAGGAATTAG harbors:
- a CDS encoding tyrosine-type recombinase/integrase, with the protein product MKRKKLITSNTLTFEEGFTEFIYSCKARNLREGTIKHYEQGYKSITRYFDKDIPIEDINKATVDNFIIKCKDNPAIGEQSVYTYLRDLKTILRFYMKNGYLKSFDIPLTKVNKTPIETYSELEIKQLLRKPNLKQCSFVEYRDYCIVCMLLSSGIRLRSLINIRIKDIDFENEVAYIQHTKNRKALIIPLNASILKVLKEWIKQRQHKSDDDFLFCNIYGNQIKKSTLIHSIAEYNKSKGIEKTGIHRFRHTFAKQWILNGGNVVTLSKMLGHSGLDITQNYINMLVSDIKREVDKLDIIATYQSEYIKLNHKR
- a CDS encoding recombinase family protein yields the protein MKKVGYARVSTIDQNLDRQIVALTEEGCEVIYQEKVTGTKKDRPELQKMLSELQAGDIVVVKELTRVSRSTQDMLELVQQITDKGCYIKSLNESWLDTSSPAGELMLTIFAGMAQFERRLMLQRCEEGRAVAVAKGVKMGRPKTGGKPMDFAIELYKSQAMSIRKICENTGVAKATLCRRLKELGLSAQ
- a CDS encoding DUF3888 domain-containing protein; the protein is MRRTFINSLSLFILLTLITYNSTTIVNASNLFAITEEVSYNKEDRFNNHYKYLGMEEQLSKERVSELIVMNLLFPYMVKSVTDYYGGFVPFQLNYPTTKLLEADWKTDLPRAYFVVKIQIHPFLGAHYSVGIDNFTFRIDMDNKITLEKFEHIKSFKIPDYVKKQHLELKLE
- a CDS encoding DUF3888 domain-containing protein codes for the protein MKKIAFVLCFLISIINIPFSCYAYENIDKILFISQPYKSPEQSREKLYQDIFISLLMPEIQKSVDDYYKEFFTDTPLVAPYDITILKAERPNGYRTFVFLLKIEIYPYIGAHNTVGIDHITIRTDGSGNVKVEKFEHIESSYLPSDYHNILKKKYGENTVLGS